One stretch of Alphaproteobacteria bacterium DNA includes these proteins:
- a CDS encoding Ldh family oxidoreductase: protein MNISDASISDAGISDAGISYAGAELVSCASTLFERAGLEAEIAHVVAEVLVEAELLEYDTHGLQFVPAYLSAIEAGRTRTSGQPEVLRDEGAALVLDGRYLPGQWVVRRALAMGLERLGDHPMVSLAICRSQNISCLATYVKRAADQGALAILAASAPDNAVVAPHGGREPRLSTNPLAIAIPTAEHPILIDTSTSSVTNRFIERTRRAGARLPEPWLVDAAGMLSDDPEAIYADPPGAILPAGGRMQGHKGFALSILVEALTSGLAGAGRATPETAGGNHLFLLLIDPEAFGGSASFQREIGHLARVCREVKPIDPDQPVRMPGDRAHARMAEQQASGVRLHPETLQRLLPWLDKYGLAPPRPLS, encoded by the coding sequence GTGAACATCTCGGATGCAAGCATCTCGGATGCAGGGATCTCGGATGCAGGGATCTCCTATGCCGGCGCGGAGCTCGTCAGCTGCGCGAGCACGCTGTTTGAACGGGCCGGGCTCGAGGCTGAGATCGCCCATGTCGTGGCCGAGGTGCTGGTCGAGGCCGAGCTCCTGGAATACGACACTCATGGCCTGCAGTTCGTGCCCGCCTATCTGTCCGCCATAGAGGCCGGGCGGACCCGGACCTCCGGCCAGCCCGAAGTGCTGCGCGACGAAGGCGCCGCTCTGGTTTTGGACGGCCGATACCTGCCCGGGCAATGGGTCGTCCGGCGCGCCCTGGCGATGGGTCTGGAGCGGCTCGGCGACCATCCGATGGTGTCTCTGGCGATTTGCCGCAGCCAGAATATCTCCTGCCTCGCCACCTATGTGAAACGTGCGGCCGACCAGGGAGCGCTGGCCATTCTGGCGGCTTCGGCACCCGACAATGCCGTGGTGGCGCCGCATGGCGGCCGCGAGCCACGGCTTTCCACCAACCCGCTGGCGATCGCTATTCCCACGGCGGAGCACCCGATCCTCATCGACACCAGCACCTCGAGCGTCACCAACCGCTTTATCGAGCGCACGCGGCGTGCCGGCGCCCGCTTGCCCGAGCCCTGGCTGGTCGATGCAGCGGGGATGTTGAGTGACGATCCCGAGGCAATCTACGCCGACCCACCGGGCGCAATCCTGCCGGCTGGCGGTAGGATGCAGGGGCACAAGGGCTTCGCGCTATCCATCCTGGTCGAGGCCTTGACCTCCGGACTGGCCGGCGCCGGCCGAGCGACGCCTGAAACGGCCGGTGGCAATCACCTATTTTTGTTGCTAATCGATCCCGAGGCTTTCGGCGGCAGCGCGTCCTTTCAGCGCGAGATCGGCCATTTGGCCAGGGTTTGCCGTGAGGTGAAGCCGATCGACCCCGACCAGCCGGTGCGTATGCCGGGCGACCGCGCCCACGCCCGTATGGCCGAGCAGCAGGCCAGCGGTGTGCGCTTGCACCCGGAGACCCTGCAGCGACTGCTACCATGGCTCGACAAATATGGGCTGGCCCCGCCCCGGCCGCTGTCCTGA
- a CDS encoding alkylhydroperoxidase-related (seleno)protein, with protein MNDISYQSAPVAVRPDITAAHARGWQRLARAGTWLKAERRLAIAREVRQAPGCTLCRERRQALSPYAVTGSHDDLGELPEAVVEMIHRIRTDSGRLTQDWYQGIIAAGVSEEEYVETVAVIVTVVAIDTFARAIGQPAAALPDAIEGEPTRQRPAGAKHGGAWVPWLAPEDAEGAESDLYPVPTAPHIYRAMSLVPNEVRGFFDLTETQYLEGAMMRDFGTEFRAINHAQIELVAGRVSSLNQCLYUTTSHTVLLRGSGQHTGDDYDLRAVLGEGDGGVPQGRLLTLYAEAVLGDDDDALDAVRNELRQTLGDAALVDTAGVVATFNSIDRVADATGIPLEEQKAEVTADFRADLGLNDYTYREGAAE; from the coding sequence ATGAACGATATCTCCTACCAATCGGCGCCGGTTGCCGTGCGGCCCGACATCACGGCGGCCCACGCCCGTGGCTGGCAACGCCTGGCCCGGGCCGGCACCTGGCTCAAGGCCGAACGCCGCTTGGCCATCGCCCGCGAGGTGCGCCAGGCGCCGGGCTGCACGCTTTGCCGGGAGCGCCGCCAGGCGCTGTCGCCGTATGCCGTGACAGGCAGCCACGACGATCTCGGCGAACTGCCCGAGGCCGTGGTCGAAATGATCCACCGCATCCGCACCGACTCCGGCCGCCTGACCCAGGACTGGTACCAGGGCATCATCGCCGCCGGGGTAAGCGAGGAGGAATACGTCGAGACCGTGGCGGTGATCGTCACCGTGGTGGCCATCGACACCTTCGCCCGGGCCATCGGCCAGCCGGCCGCGGCACTGCCGGATGCTATCGAGGGCGAGCCCACGCGGCAGCGCCCGGCCGGTGCCAAGCACGGCGGCGCCTGGGTGCCGTGGCTGGCGCCCGAGGACGCCGAGGGAGCGGAATCCGATCTCTACCCGGTTCCCACGGCGCCACACATCTACCGGGCCATGAGCCTGGTGCCGAACGAGGTGCGCGGCTTTTTCGACCTGACCGAAACGCAGTACCTGGAAGGCGCCATGATGCGCGACTTCGGCACCGAGTTCCGGGCCATCAACCACGCCCAGATCGAACTGGTGGCGGGCCGCGTCTCGTCCCTCAACCAGTGCCTCTATTGAACCACCAGCCACACCGTGCTGCTCCGTGGGAGCGGCCAACACACGGGTGACGACTACGATCTCAGGGCGGTGCTGGGCGAAGGTGACGGCGGCGTGCCCCAGGGCCGGCTGCTGACGCTCTATGCCGAGGCGGTGCTGGGCGACGATGACGACGCCCTCGATGCCGTGCGCAACGAACTGCGCCAGACGCTGGGCGATGCGGCTCTGGTCGACACGGCCGGCGTGGTCGCCACCTTCAACTCCATCGACCGCGTCGCCGACGCCACCGGCATTCCGTTGGAGGAGCAAAAGGCCGAGGTGACGGCCGATTTCCGCGCCGATCTGGGGCTTAACGACTACACCTACCGGGAGGGCGCCGCCGAGTGA